One window from the genome of bacterium encodes:
- a CDS encoding phage integrase N-terminal SAM-like domain-containing protein, with the protein MRAKASPRPLAEAVGAFLLQKQVNGCSSRTVAVYKWWLDRLVAAVPDTTVLDSVAMTRFFAGLRERGVSPSTVHQAFRTLRTFTRWLIATEQDPPEPSQ; encoded by the coding sequence ATGCGCGCCAAAGCGTCACCTCGGCCTCTCGCCGAGGCGGTCGGAGCGTTCTTGCTGCAAAAGCAGGTCAACGGTTGCTCCTCCCGCACGGTGGCCGTGTACAAGTGGTGGCTAGACCGCCTTGTCGCCGCCGTGCCGGACACGACGGTCCTCGATTCCGTCGCCATGACGAGGTTCTTTGCCGGTCTCCGCGAGCGGGGCGTCTCGCCCTCCACGGTTCACCAGGCGTTCCGGACCCTCCGCACGTTCACGCGCTGGCTGATCGCGACGGAACAAGACCCCCCAGAGCCGTCTCAGTGA